Sequence from the Aquimarina sp. Aq107 genome:
GGAAATACCAATGAATTTTACTCCAGAATTTTTACAACAAAAAATTTTAGAGCTAATTCAAGAAAATGGATTTATGAATTCATCTGTTAGGATTAAAATTATTGTTAACAGAAAAGAAGGTGGATTGTATACGCCTAATTTTAATGGTATAGATTATTCTATTTCTGTAGCACCTTTAAATTCTTCATTTTATACTATTTCTAGTACTTCTTATGAAGTTACATTGTTTAAAGATCATTACATAGCTCCTGATTTGTTATCTACATTAAAATCTAATAATAAGTTGGTAAATGTTTTAGGAGGTGTTTTTGCAAAAGAAAATGGTTTTGAAAATTGTTTATTACTAAACACTAATAAAATGGTTCTTGAGGCATTAAACGGTAATCTGTTTTTGATAAAAGGAAACAAGATCAAGACTCCACCAGTTGCTGACGGTTGTTTAAAAGGGATTTTGCGTACTCAATTGTTGAGAATTTTAGAGAAATTACCAGAGTATGAGGTAGAAGAAGCATCGATTTCG
This genomic interval carries:
- a CDS encoding aminotransferase class IV: MVNINGNLIVDNEATLSITNRGYAYGDALFETIRVNSGTILFWEDHYFRLMASMRILRMEIPMNFTPEFLQQKILELIQENGFMNSSVRIKIIVNRKEGGLYTPNFNGIDYSISVAPLNSSFYTISSTSYEVTLFKDHYIAPDLLSTLKSNNKLVNVLGGVFAKENGFENCLLLNTNKMVLEALNGNLFLIKGNKIKTPPVADGCLKGILRTQLLRILEKLPEYEVEEASISPFELQKADELFITNVIKGIQPITKFRKKEYTSETTRRLLGVLNARIRIGG